One segment of Ziziphus jujuba cultivar Dongzao chromosome 12, ASM3175591v1 DNA contains the following:
- the LOC107434338 gene encoding probable apyrase 6: protein MRRLNARTRIDSKSTSDMDPIKLPIRPANRFSRSPKNGNKSNFLIYASISVALVLLLCFLFVFGRKNSSNFGDKRYGIVIDGGSTGTRIHVFGYVVEDRNPVFDFGKDGLASMRVNPGLSSYAADPEAAGGSLAELLEFGKGRVPKEFWKDTEIRLMATAGLRLLEPGVQDRILDSCRLVLHASGFKFRNEWASVITGSDEGMYAWVIANYALGTLGGDPLQTTGIVELGGASAQVTFVSSERIPPEFSRTIKFGNITYNLYSHSFLHFGQNAAYNSVREAIISRDFDLAKSARYLQIGVTIDPCTPKGYSHSEQSLELSPGSLDEKNGIFSTLLPKGNFSECRSAALMMLQKGKEKCSSQNCYIGSTFMPKLQGKFLATENFFYTSKFFGLDQKALLSNLMVAGQQFCGEDWSKLKKRYHSFHEEDLLHYCFSSAYIVALLHDSFGIALDEERINVANQVGNMPLDWALGAFIFQSTANLAMEHHPDWIATFIADDSPTLLSLIAIFIILMFTAWSISKWRKPQLKTIYDLEKGRYIVTRVNRY, encoded by the exons ATGCGAAGGTTGAATGCCCGCACACGGATCGATTCAAAATCTACAAGCGACATGGATCCTATAAAGCTCCCTATCCGACCCGCCAATCGATTCTCTCGGAGCCCCAAGAATGGCAACAAATCCAACTTCCTAATTTACGCGTCAATTTCGGTCGCATTGGTTTTGTTACTTtgctttctctttgttttcgggAGGAAAAATTCCAGCAATTTCGGGGACAAAAGGTATGGGATCGTCATCGATGGAGGGAGCACCGGTACCAGAATCCACGTGTTCGGGTACGTCGTGGAGGATCGAAACCCGGTGTTCGATTTCGGGAAGGACGGGTTGGCTTCTATGAGGGTTAATCCGGGGTTATCATCTTATGCGGCGGATCCGGAAGCTGCGGGCGGGTCATTGGCGGAGCTCCTGGAGTTTGGGAAGGGTCGGGTTCCCAAGGAATTCTGGAAGGATACGGAGATTAGGCTTATGGCAACAGCGGGGCTCCGATTGCTTGAGCCGGGTGTCCAAGATCGGATTTTGGATTCGTGCAGGCTGGTGCTTCATGCTTCTGGGTTTAAGTTCAGGAACGAGTGGGCATCGGTCATTACTG GCTCTGATGAAGGGATGTATGCTTGGGTTATTGCAAACTATGCCCTTGGCACTCTTGGAGGTGATCCTTTACAAACAACTGGGATTGTTGAACTTGGTGGAGCTTCTGCTCAG GTGACCTTTGTTTCAAGTGAGCGAATACCACCTGAGTTCTCTCGTACTATTAAATTTGGGAATATCACTTATAATCTCTATAGTCACAGCTTTCTTCACTTTGGTCAG AATGCCGCTTACAACTCAGTGAGGGAAGCAATTATTTCAAGAGACTTCGACCTGGCCAAGT CTGCCAGATATCTTCAGATTGGAGTAACTATAGATCCTTGCACTCCTAAAGGGTATTCACATAGTGAACAGTCATTGGAGCTCTCTCCAGGTTCTTTAGATGAAAAGAACGGAATTTTTTCCACTCTTCTACCGAAGGGGAACTTCTCTGAGTGCAGATCTGCTGCATTAATGATGTTGCAGAAAGGAAAAG AGAAATGTTCTTCTCAGAACTGCTATATAGGATCAACTTTCATGCCTAAGCTTCAAGGGAAATTTTTGGCTACAGAAAATTTCTTCTATACGTCCAAG TTCTTTGGTTTggaccaaaaggcattactttCTAATCTTATGGTAGCTGGACAACAATTTTGTGGagaagattggtcaaagttgaagaagagatatCACTCATTTCATGAGGAAGATTTACTGCATTATTGCTTTTCTTCTGCCTATATTGTGGCCCTACTTCATGATAGTTTTGGAATTGCTTTGGACGAAGAAAG GATCAATGTTGCTAATCAGGTGGGAAACATGCCCCTTGATTGGGCTTTGGGAGCATTTATCTTTCAAAGCACAGCTAACTTGGCCATGGAGCACCACCCTGACTGGATTGCCACATTTATTGCTGATGACTCACCTACACTTCTCTCGCTGATCGCCATCTTTATAATACTAATGTTTACAGCATGGTCTATATCAAAGTGGAGGAAGCCACAGTTGAAGACAATTTATGATCTGGAGAAAGGACGGTATATAGTCACCCGTGTTAATAGATATTGA